The following are from one region of the Ananas comosus cultivar F153 linkage group 20, ASM154086v1, whole genome shotgun sequence genome:
- the LOC109725443 gene encoding uncharacterized protein LOC109725443 produces MKNLYPKGKGRIHPSPSSSSSSSSSSAGAAADAMAVLRLLPAAIVALTAALGDDDKEVLAYLITWSMNGPAPPPSAAASPAERRLFRTPAAAAAAQQQQQQHRALFSCGCFDCYRSFWSRWDCSPDRELIHQAIDAYEDHVAAAQSELHAGGCGGGARATRRRERRSSEKREKAKAKRGIMSSETRSVCDDGEAVIKEAEGEGEEAVAVAVEEGEKLLEAGEEKLLEEASRESEDTREGAKEAVAVEVEVEVEVERRRGWADVTGLFNPRFWGLWRPGV; encoded by the coding sequence aTGAAGAACCTTTACCCGAAGGGGAAGGGACGGATCCATCCAtctccgtcgtcgtcgtcgtcgtcgtcgtcctcctccgccgggGCCGCGGCGGACGCCATGGCGGTGCTCCGGCTCCTCCCCGCGGCGATCGTCGCCCTCACCGCGGCGCTCGGGGACGACGACAAGGAGGTGCTTGCGTACCTCATCACCTGGTCCATGAACggccccgcgccgccgccctccgccgcgGCGTCGCCGGCGGAGCGGCGGCTCTTCCGCACGCCCgccgctgcggcggcggcgcagcagcagcagcagcagcaccggGCGCTCTTCAGCTGCGGGTGCTTCGACTGCTACCGCAGCTTCTGGAGCCGGTGGGACTGCTCCCCCGATCGCGAGCTCATCCACCAGGCGATCGACGCGTACGAGGACCACGTCGCCGCCGCGCAATCGGAGCTCCACgccggcggctgcggcggcggagcgaGGGCGACGCGGCGGCGGGAGCGGCGATCGtcggagaagagagagaaagctaaAGCGAAGAGGGGGATCATGAGCAGCGAAACGAGGAGCGTTTGCGACGATGGAGAGGCGGTTATAAaggaggcggagggggagggggaagagGCGGTTGCGGTGGCCGTTGAGGAGGGGGAGAAGCTTCTAGAAGCGGGGGAggagaagcttctagaagagGCTAGTAGGGAGAGCGAGGATACTAGAGAAGGTGCGAaggaggcggtggcggtggaggtggaggtggaggtggaggtggagaggCGGAGGGGGTGGGCGGACGTGACGGGATTATTCAATCCGCGTTTTTGGGGGCTTTGGCGTCCGGGTGTCTGA
- the LOC109725336 gene encoding glucuronoxylan 4-O-methyltransferase 2, translating to MTPKKLIFLLLIIFSTISFIRLLILTSITSDPIPTPPPPPPLSSRNHLRSSNPQTPKPPPPTPPSSDSDPFSPKELLLLQTLISTRSPRNILFFGITPQLLDLAMSNAAGHTIIFLVNEEFEEFDRVRARGIEGIGIYYIECEVMAKQAYELLEYARVTPACRPNDGPTYESRCRLALRGLPEIVNKVRWDVVVVDGPGRGGGPEEPGRMAAIYTAALLARAGNSTDVLVHNVDRTIEKWYSWEFLCSENLISSKGRLWHFRIRGRSNSGRFCS from the coding sequence atgacACCAAAAAAgctcatcttcctcctcctgATCATATTCTCAACAATCTCCTTCATCAGGCTCCTAATTCTCACAAGCATCACCTCAGATCCAATCCCCAcacccccccctccccctcccctctcctcccgAAATCACCTCCGCTCCTCGAATCCCCAAACTCCCAAAcccccaccccccacccccccttCTTCAGATTCAGACCCCTTCTCCCCCAaagagctcctcctcctccaaaccCTCATCTCCACCAGATCCCCCCGCAACATCCTCTTCTTCGGAATCACCCCCCAGTTGCTCGATCTCGCCATGTCGAACGCCGCAGGACACACCATCATCTTCCTCGTCAACGAAGAATTCGAAGAATTCGACAGAGTTCGCGCCCGAGGGATCGAGGGAATCGGAATCTACTACATCGAATGTGAAGTGATGGCAAAACAAGCATACGAGTTGCTCGAGTATGCGAGAGTGACTCCGGCTTGTCGGCCGAACGACGGGCCGACGTACGAATCGAGATGCCGGCTGGCACTGCGGGGATTGCCGGAGATTGTGAATAAGGTGCGGTGGGATGTGGTTGTGGTCGACGGGCCGGGCCGCGGCGGGGGGCCGGAGGAGCCGGGACGGATGGCCGCGATCTACACGGCTGCGTTGCTCGCGAGGGCGGGGAATTCGACCGATGTCCTGGTGCATAACGTCGATCGCACGATCGAGAAGTGGTACTCGTGGGAGTTCTTGTGCAGTGAGAATTTGATCTCTTCGAAAGGGCGGCTTTGGCATTTCAGGATCAGAGGAAGATCCAATTCCGGCAGATTTTGCAGCTGA
- the LOC109725337 gene encoding chlorophyll a-b binding protein 7, chloroplastic, which produces MASVSASSSAVAAVARSQNGLSATRASFLSGRKLRQAKTNWAAPTARKALSVAAEATERPIWFPGSTPPPWLDGSLPGDFGFDPLGLGSDPETLRWNVQSELVHCRWAMLGAAGIFIPEFLTKIGILNTPSWYTAGELQYFTDTTTLFIVELILIGWAEGRRWADIIKPGCVNTDPIFPNNKLTGTDVGYPGGLWFDPLGWGSGDPEKVKELRTKEIKNGRLAMLAVMGAWFQAVYTGTGPIDNLFAHLADPGHATIFAAFTPK; this is translated from the exons aTGGCTTCAGTTTCTGCTTCCTCTTCTGCTGTTGCAGCTGTAGCCAG ATCTCAGAATGGTCTGAGTGCAACAAGGGCATCCTTCCTCAGTGGAAGGAAACTAAGGCAAGCGAAGACGAACTGGGCCGCCCCGACAGCACGAAAAGCGCTCTCGGTGGCAGCCGAGGCGACCGAAAGGCCTATCTGGTTCCCGGGAAGCACCCCTCCTCCATGGCTTGATGGCAG CCTTCCAGGAGATTTCGGTTTCGATCCTTTGGGTCTCG GATCTGACCCAGAGACCCTGAGATGGAACGTGCAGTCCGAGCTGGTGCACTGCCGGTGGGCAATGCTCGGTGCCGCCGGCATCTTCATCCCCGAATTCTTGACAAAAATCGGCATCCTCAACACCCCCTCATG GTACACTGCCGGCGAGCTCCAATACTTCACGGACACCACCACGCTGTTCATAGTCGAGCTCATCCTGATAGGGTGGGCCGAGGGCCGGCGGTGGGCCGACATCATAAAACCCGGGTGCGTGAACACCGACCCGATCTTCCCGAACAACAAGCTAACTGGCACGGATGTCGGGTACCCGGGCGGGCTCTGGTTCGACCCGCTGGGGTGGGGGAGTGGTGATCCTGAGAAGGTGAAGGAGCTGAGGACCAAGGAGATCAAGAATGGGAGGCTGGCCATGTTGGCTGTGATGGGGGCTTGGTTCCAGGCCGTTTACACTGGGACTGGCCCTATTGACAATCTCTTTGCTCACCTTGCTGACCCTGGCCATGCCACAATCTTTGCT GCTTTCACCCCCAAATGA